Proteins encoded within one genomic window of Humulus lupulus chromosome 1, drHumLupu1.1, whole genome shotgun sequence:
- the LOC133780651 gene encoding uncharacterized protein LOC133780651, with translation MADDKQSSPSGVPAASVGADSSQHSSVSRPVLSSHAQPPHHGTLVPQVGSTLTQPFALKLDRHNFSVWKTMVSAIVRGHHLDGYLTGTKVKPAEFLSSDIAGGDNVVNPEFETWIIHDQLLLGWLYGSMTESIATEVMSCDTSAALWTALETLFGAHSRSKMDEVRTKIQTVRKGGLTMSEYLRQKRQWADVLTLAGEPYPEKQLVANVLSGLDMEYISIVVLIEARPTTSWQELQDILLSFDSKMERLSAISGSQKAPGAACALAATTAITANMATTRPVTNGRNNSQYYSGNGNGNRGTSSTF, from the coding sequence ATGGCCGACGACAAGCAATCTTCTCCCTCCGGTGTCCCAGCTGCGTCGGTAGGTGCTGACTCCAGCCAGCATTCCTCTGTTTCTCGACCTGTGCTTAGTAGCCATGCTCAGCCTCCACATCACGGTACCCTTGTGCCTCAGGTGGGGAGTACATTAACCCAACCTTTTGCTTTAAAACTTGACCGTCATAACTTCTCTGTATGGAAAACTATGGTTTCGGCCATTGTTCGTGGCCATCACTTAGATGGATATCTAACCGGCACTAAGGTGAAACCAGCCGAGTTTCTTTCTTCTGATATTGCAGGTGGTGATAATGTTGTGAACCCAGAGTTTGAGACCTGGATAATCCATGATCAACTCTTGTTAGGGTGGCTCTATGGCTCTATGACTGAGAGCATAGCCACGGAAGTTATGAGCTGTGACACCTCAGCAGCTCTTTGGACAGCCTTGGAAACTTTGTTTGGTGCACACTCACGCTCAAAGATGGATGAGGTGCGCACAAAAATTCAAACCGTTCGAAAAGGAGGCCTTACTATGAGTGAGTATCTTCGACAAAAGCGTCAATGGGCGGATGTGCTCACGCTTGCTGGAGAACCATATCCTGAAAAACAGCTTGTAGCAAACGTTCTGTCCGGCTTGGATATGGAGTACATATCGATAGTGGTCCTCATTGAAGCTCGACCCACAACATCTTGGCAGGAGCTCCAAGACATCCTTCTCAGTTTTGATAGCAAGATGGAACGCTTAAGTGCCATTTCTGGTTCACAAAAAGCCCCGGGTGCTGCATGTGCTCTTGCTGCCACCACTGCCATTACAGCAAATATGGCTACTACTCGACCCGTTACAAATGGCAGGAACAACTCACAATATTACTCTGGAAATGGCAATGGAAATCGAGGCACTTCGAGTACTTTCTGA
- the LOC133812656 gene encoding uncharacterized protein LOC133812656 isoform X3 has protein sequence MIDWTGGAIKDDHSALDVKFIDLSTVHYLSGPIRIVDKDGIPAKPGDLLVVEICNLGPLPGDEWGFTATFDRENGGGFLTDHFPAATKAIWYFEGIYAYSPHIPGVRFPGLNHPGIVGTAPSMELLIIWNERERQLVENGVESLKLCEVVHQRPMASLPTTKGCLLGKIQEGTPEWEKIAREAARTIPGRENGGNCDIKNLSTGSKIYLPVFVEGANLSTGDMHFSQGDGEVSFCGAIEMSGFLDLKCEIIRGGMKEYLTPMGPTPLHVNPIFEIGPVEPRFSEWLVFEGISVDESGRQHFLDATVAYKRAVLNAIDYLSKFGYTKEQAYLLLSCCPCEGRISGIVDAPNAVATLAIPTAIFDQDIRPKASKVPLGPRVVRKPDVLKCSYDGNLPTTNNPSSSSTT, from the exons ATGATTGATTGGACAGGTGGTGCTATTAAAGATGACCACTCTGCTTTAGATGTTAAATTCATAGACCTCTCAACT GTTCATTATCTTAGTGGGCCAATCAGAATTGTGGACAAAGATGGGATACCGGCCAAGCCAGGGGATCTTCTGGTGGTTGAAATATGCAACTTGGGTCCCCTCCCAGGAGATGAATGGGGTTTCACAGCTACATTTGATAGAGAAAACGGAGGTGGTTTTCTTACTGATCATTTTCCTGCTGCAACCAAAGCTATTTGGTATTTTGAAGGAATATATGCTTACTCTCCTCACATACCAG GAGTAAGATTTCCGGGTTTGAATCACCCGGGAATAGTTGGAACAGCTCCCTCAATGGAACTTCTTATTATTTGGAATGAAAGGGAAAGACAGCTTGTTGAGAATGGAGTTGAGTCTTTGAAACTTTGTGAAGTTGTGCATCAACGGCCAATGGCTAGCTTACCAACAACAAAGGGTTGTCTCCTCGGAAAG ATCCAAGAGGGTACTCCAGAGTGGGAGAAGATAGCTAGGGAGGCTGCAAGGACCATACCAGGAAGAGAAAATGGTGGGAACTGTGACATTAAAAACCTAAGTACAGGATCAAAGATCTACCTTCCTGTATTCGTAGAGGGAGCAAATCTAAGTACTGGTGACATGCACTTTTCTCAGGGAGATGGTGAAGTCTCATTCTGTGGGGCAATTGAGATGAGCGGCTTTCTCGATCTCAA GTGTGAAATAATAAGGGGTGGAATGAAAGAGTATCTGACACCAATGGGGCCAACTCCACTTCATGTAAACCCAATATTTGAGATAGGCCCTGTTGAACCAAGATTCTCAGAATGGCTTGTCTTTGAGGGTATAAGCGTTGATGAGAGTGGGAGACAGCATTTTCTTGACGCAACTGTGGCTTACAAGCGTGCAGTACTCAATGCCATTGACTACCTCTCCAAATTCGGATACACCAAAGAACAG GCCTACCTTCTCTTGTCTTGCTGCCCATGTGAAGGGAGAATTTCTGGAATTGTAGACGCCCCAAATGCTGTGGCGACCTTGGCAATTCCAACAGCTATATTTGATCAG GATATTCGTCCAAAAGCAAGTAAAGTACCCTTAGGGCCCCGGGTAGTGAGAAAACCAGATGTCTTGAAATGTAGTTATGATGGAAATTTACCCACAACAAACAACCCTTCCTCTAGCTCTACCACTTAA
- the LOC133812656 gene encoding uncharacterized protein LOC133812656 isoform X1, producing the protein MAPLTPKLLVSVDLKSKPWQQKLPLHNRWHPQIPAVAEVKTGEVFRVEMIDWTGGAIKDDHSALDVKFIDLSTVHYLSGPIRIVDKDGIPAKPGDLLVVEICNLGPLPGDEWGFTATFDRENGGGFLTDHFPAATKAIWYFEGIYAYSPHIPGVRFPGLNHPGIVGTAPSMELLIIWNERERQLVENGVESLKLCEVVHQRPMASLPTTKGCLLGKIQEGTPEWEKIAREAARTIPGRENGGNCDIKNLSTGSKIYLPVFVEGANLSTGDMHFSQGDGEVSFCGAIEMSGFLDLKCEIIRGGMKEYLTPMGPTPLHVNPIFEIGPVEPRFSEWLVFEGISVDESGRQHFLDATVAYKRAVLNAIDYLSKFGYTKEQAYLLLSCCPCEGRISGIVDAPNAVATLAIPTAIFDQDIRPKASKVPLGPRVVRKPDVLKCSYDGNLPTTNNPSSSSTT; encoded by the exons ATGGCTCCCTTGACTCCAAAACTACTAGTGTCCGTGGACTTAAAGAGCAAGCCATGGCAGCAGAAGCTGCCGCTGCACAACCGTTGGCACCCTCAGATTCCGGCTGTGGCCGAGGTTAAAACTGGTGAGGTCTTTAGAGTAGAAATGATTGATTGGACAGGTGGTGCTATTAAAGATGACCACTCTGCTTTAGATGTTAAATTCATAGACCTCTCAACT GTTCATTATCTTAGTGGGCCAATCAGAATTGTGGACAAAGATGGGATACCGGCCAAGCCAGGGGATCTTCTGGTGGTTGAAATATGCAACTTGGGTCCCCTCCCAGGAGATGAATGGGGTTTCACAGCTACATTTGATAGAGAAAACGGAGGTGGTTTTCTTACTGATCATTTTCCTGCTGCAACCAAAGCTATTTGGTATTTTGAAGGAATATATGCTTACTCTCCTCACATACCAG GAGTAAGATTTCCGGGTTTGAATCACCCGGGAATAGTTGGAACAGCTCCCTCAATGGAACTTCTTATTATTTGGAATGAAAGGGAAAGACAGCTTGTTGAGAATGGAGTTGAGTCTTTGAAACTTTGTGAAGTTGTGCATCAACGGCCAATGGCTAGCTTACCAACAACAAAGGGTTGTCTCCTCGGAAAG ATCCAAGAGGGTACTCCAGAGTGGGAGAAGATAGCTAGGGAGGCTGCAAGGACCATACCAGGAAGAGAAAATGGTGGGAACTGTGACATTAAAAACCTAAGTACAGGATCAAAGATCTACCTTCCTGTATTCGTAGAGGGAGCAAATCTAAGTACTGGTGACATGCACTTTTCTCAGGGAGATGGTGAAGTCTCATTCTGTGGGGCAATTGAGATGAGCGGCTTTCTCGATCTCAA GTGTGAAATAATAAGGGGTGGAATGAAAGAGTATCTGACACCAATGGGGCCAACTCCACTTCATGTAAACCCAATATTTGAGATAGGCCCTGTTGAACCAAGATTCTCAGAATGGCTTGTCTTTGAGGGTATAAGCGTTGATGAGAGTGGGAGACAGCATTTTCTTGACGCAACTGTGGCTTACAAGCGTGCAGTACTCAATGCCATTGACTACCTCTCCAAATTCGGATACACCAAAGAACAG GCCTACCTTCTCTTGTCTTGCTGCCCATGTGAAGGGAGAATTTCTGGAATTGTAGACGCCCCAAATGCTGTGGCGACCTTGGCAATTCCAACAGCTATATTTGATCAG GATATTCGTCCAAAAGCAAGTAAAGTACCCTTAGGGCCCCGGGTAGTGAGAAAACCAGATGTCTTGAAATGTAGTTATGATGGAAATTTACCCACAACAAACAACCCTTCCTCTAGCTCTACCACTTAA
- the LOC133781416 gene encoding uncharacterized protein LOC133781416 — protein MAQYGPRLIVPIDVKKKPRGQKVPLHNRWHPDIPPVAEAVTGKVFRVEMMDFSGGSITKDYTADDIKNAHPFLAHYLSGPIRIVDKDGIAAKPRDTGQ, from the exons ATGGCTCAATATGGTCCGAGACTGATAGTACCCATAGATGTGAAGAAGAAGCCAAGGGGACAGAAGGTTCCACTTCACAACAGGTGGCACCCGGACATACCGCCGGTGGCAGAGGCGGTGACGGGAAAGGTTTTCAGGGTTGAGATGATGGATTTTAGCGGCGGCAGTATTACCAAGGACTACACCGCCGATGACATCAAGAATGCTCATCCTTTTCTT GCTCATTATCTTAGTGGACCAATAAGAATAGTGGACAAGGATGGGATTGCAGCTAAGCCAAGAGATACTGGACAGTGA
- the LOC133812656 gene encoding uncharacterized protein LOC133812656 isoform X2: MAQYGPRLVVPIDVKKKPREQKVPLHNRWHPDIPPVAEAAVGEVFRVEMVDFSGGGITKDYSANDIKFADPFIVHYLSGPIRIVDKDGIPAKPGDLLVVEICNLGPLPGDEWGFTATFDRENGGGFLTDHFPAATKAIWYFEGIYAYSPHIPGVRFPGLNHPGIVGTAPSMELLIIWNERERQLVENGVESLKLCEVVHQRPMASLPTTKGCLLGKIQEGTPEWEKIAREAARTIPGRENGGNCDIKNLSTGSKIYLPVFVEGANLSTGDMHFSQGDGEVSFCGAIEMSGFLDLKCEIIRGGMKEYLTPMGPTPLHVNPIFEIGPVEPRFSEWLVFEGISVDESGRQHFLDATVAYKRAVLNAIDYLSKFGYTKEQAYLLLSCCPCEGRISGIVDAPNAVATLAIPTAIFDQDIRPKASKVPLGPRVVRKPDVLKCSYDGNLPTTNNPSSSSTT; the protein is encoded by the exons ATGGCCCAATACGGCCCAAGACTTGTGGTCCCCATCGACGTGAAGAAGAAGCCCCGGGAACAGAAGGTTCCACTTCACAACCGGTGGCACCCGGACATACCCCCGGTGGCAGAGGCGGCAGTCGGAGAGGTTTTCAGAGTTGAAATGGTGGATTTTAGCGGCGGCGGTATTACCAAGGACTATTCGGCAAACGACATCAAATTTGCTGACCCTTTTATT GTTCATTATCTTAGTGGGCCAATCAGAATTGTGGACAAAGATGGGATACCGGCCAAGCCAGGGGATCTTCTGGTGGTTGAAATATGCAACTTGGGTCCCCTCCCAGGAGATGAATGGGGTTTCACAGCTACATTTGATAGAGAAAACGGAGGTGGTTTTCTTACTGATCATTTTCCTGCTGCAACCAAAGCTATTTGGTATTTTGAAGGAATATATGCTTACTCTCCTCACATACCAG GAGTAAGATTTCCGGGTTTGAATCACCCGGGAATAGTTGGAACAGCTCCCTCAATGGAACTTCTTATTATTTGGAATGAAAGGGAAAGACAGCTTGTTGAGAATGGAGTTGAGTCTTTGAAACTTTGTGAAGTTGTGCATCAACGGCCAATGGCTAGCTTACCAACAACAAAGGGTTGTCTCCTCGGAAAG ATCCAAGAGGGTACTCCAGAGTGGGAGAAGATAGCTAGGGAGGCTGCAAGGACCATACCAGGAAGAGAAAATGGTGGGAACTGTGACATTAAAAACCTAAGTACAGGATCAAAGATCTACCTTCCTGTATTCGTAGAGGGAGCAAATCTAAGTACTGGTGACATGCACTTTTCTCAGGGAGATGGTGAAGTCTCATTCTGTGGGGCAATTGAGATGAGCGGCTTTCTCGATCTCAA GTGTGAAATAATAAGGGGTGGAATGAAAGAGTATCTGACACCAATGGGGCCAACTCCACTTCATGTAAACCCAATATTTGAGATAGGCCCTGTTGAACCAAGATTCTCAGAATGGCTTGTCTTTGAGGGTATAAGCGTTGATGAGAGTGGGAGACAGCATTTTCTTGACGCAACTGTGGCTTACAAGCGTGCAGTACTCAATGCCATTGACTACCTCTCCAAATTCGGATACACCAAAGAACAG GCCTACCTTCTCTTGTCTTGCTGCCCATGTGAAGGGAGAATTTCTGGAATTGTAGACGCCCCAAATGCTGTGGCGACCTTGGCAATTCCAACAGCTATATTTGATCAG GATATTCGTCCAAAAGCAAGTAAAGTACCCTTAGGGCCCCGGGTAGTGAGAAAACCAGATGTCTTGAAATGTAGTTATGATGGAAATTTACCCACAACAAACAACCCTTCCTCTAGCTCTACCACTTAA